The Desulfosoma sp. region TTTTCCGAGCTTCAGTGTGAGGTGGTGTCCGCGACCCATACCATAGACCCCTGCGCCGCATGGCGAATGATTCTTTCGGCCAGATCGTTTTCCGTGGAAAAAGAACCCGAAACGGAAACGGCCAAGAAAGGCGTTTTGGCCCCAGGACCCAAATGTCCGAAAAATGGATGGAGACCAAGGGCCTGAGCCCCTATGGACGTGACCATACGTAACACCGTCGCCGGCGTGATGCCCGGCATGCCATCCAAGACAGCGGTTGCTTCACGAAACAGATTCAGGTCTTCATTACTGGCCAGGCTGTCCGTTCCCAAAGCACAGCGAATCCCTCTTTGAAGGGCCGCTTCGATGCGGGGAATCGTTCCTTCGATCCACGCATTGCTTCGCGGACAAAAGCACACGGCGGCCCCACAGCGCGCCACCACGTTCCAATCCTCTTCGTTCACATGCACCATGTGGACCAAAAGGGTCTGAGCGTCCAAAACACCCAAGGTCTGCAGGGTTTTCACCGGGGATGTTCCCGAAGGACGCCAGGAGGCATCCCAACGCCCCAAGGACTGCAACAGATCGCGGCAAAAGCCCGTGCCGTCTCGAACAAAGTGCACCTCGTCGGAATGCTCGGCTGCATGGATGGAAAAAAGCAACCCTCTGGAACGGCTCCAGGCTTTGGCTTGGGCGATAACTTTCCAAGATGTTGCATAGAGGGAATGCGCTGCCAGAAACGTGTATGGCTTGTGGGTTATGGCCTCTGGAGAAAAGAGTTCATGAAGATTCTGACAATGAAATCCCAATAACTCCACGAATCGATGTTCATGGGGAATTTTTGAAGGTTCCGGAAATGACTCCACAGGCGGATTCATAACGTTGGCAAAGCACCGCGTGCCGGACTGAAAGGCCTGTAGGGATCCCGTTTTGTGTGCATCCCGTCGTTTAGAAGGACTCAGGTTTTCTTTGGCCTGAAACACGGATACAAGCCATTGAGGAAATCCCATGGGCTGTGAAGGTCTGGAAAGAGAAAGAAGACTGAAGTCCAAATGCGTATGGGCGTTCACAGCTCCGGGAACAAGGGCGGCCTCCTCATGATCCCACAAACGCACCGAA contains the following coding sequences:
- a CDS encoding amidohydrolase family protein — protein: MKGVEIHRAPWVFVGMGPPVADGAVVVSHDRILESGRAQDMRKKFGNASVRLWDHEEAALVPGAVNAHTHLDFSLLSLSRPSQPMGFPQWLVSVFQAKENLSPSKRRDAHKTGSLQAFQSGTRCFANVMNPPVESFPEPSKIPHEHRFVELLGFHCQNLHELFSPEAITHKPYTFLAAHSLYATSWKVIAQAKAWSRSRGLLFSIHAAEHSDEVHFVRDGTGFCRDLLQSLGRWDASWRPSGTSPVKTLQTLGVLDAQTLLVHMVHVNEEDWNVVARCGAAVCFCPRSNAWIEGTIPRIEAALQRGIRCALGTDSLASNEDLNLFREATAVLDGMPGITPATVLRMVTSIGAQALGLHPFFGHLGPGAKTPFLAVSVSGSFSTENDLAERIIRHAAQGSMVWVADTTSH